The following proteins are co-located in the Dromiciops gliroides isolate mDroGli1 chromosome 2, mDroGli1.pri, whole genome shotgun sequence genome:
- the LINGO1 gene encoding leucine-rich repeat and immunoglobulin-like domain-containing nogo receptor-interacting protein 1 isoform X1, whose translation MQVRERMISGDASMHTPILACWQPILLLVLGSVLSGSATGCPPRCECLPQERSVLCHRKRFIAVPEGIPTETRLLDLGKNRIKTLNQDEFASYPHLEELELNENIVSAVEPGAFNNLFNLRTLGLRSNRLKLIPLGVFTGLSNLTKLDISENKIVILLDYMFQDLYNLKSLEVGDNDLVYISHRAFSGLNSLEQLTLEKCNLTSIPTEALSHLHGLIVLRLRHLNINAIRDYSFKRLYRLKVLEISHWPYLDTMTSNCLYGLNLTSLSITHCNLTAIPYVSVRHLVYLRFLNLSYNPILTIEGSMLHDLLRLQEIQLVGGQLMMVEPYAFRGLNYLRILNVSGNQLTTLEESAFHSVGNLETLILDNNPLACDCRLLWVFRRRWRLNFNKQQPTCATPEFVQGKEFKDFPDVLLPNYFTCRRARIRDRKPQQVFVDEGHTVQFVCRADGDPPPAILWLSPRKHLISAKSNGRLTVFPDGTLEVRYAQIQDNGTYLCIAANAGGNDSMLAHLHVRSYSPDWPHQPNKTFAFISNLPNESDANSTRATVPFPFDIKTLIIATTMGFISFLGVVLFCLVLLFLWSRGKGNTKHNIEIEYVPRKSDAGISSADAPRKFNMKMI comes from the coding sequence GTGAGAGAGAGGATGATCTCCGGGGACGCTAGCATGCACACCCCCATCCTGGCCTGCTGGCAGCCAATCCTCCTGCTGGTCCTGGGCTCTGTCCTGTCGGGCTCGGCCACGGGCTGCCCGCCCCGCTGCGAGTGCTTGCCCCAGGAGCGCTCCGTCCTTTGCCACCGTAAGCGGTTCATCGCTGTGCCCGAAGGCATCCCCACTGAGACCCGGCTCCTGGACCTGGGTAAGAACCGCATTAAGACACTGAACCAGGACGAGTTCGCCAGCTACCCGCACTTGGAAGAGCTGGAACTCAATGAGAACATCGTCAGCGCCGTGGAGCCTGGCGCCTTCAACAATCTCTTCAACCTCAGGACTCTAGGGCTCCGCAGCAACCGGCTTAAGCTCATCCCCTTGGGGGTCTTCACGGGCCTTAGCAACCTGACCAAGCTGGACATTAGCGAGAACAAGATCGTCATTCTCTTGGACTACATGTTCCAGGACCTGTATAACCTCAAATCCCTGGAGGTCGGAGACAATGATCTCGTCTACATCTCCCACCGAGCCTTCAGTGGTCTCAACAGCCTGGAGCAGCTCACGTTGGAGAAGTGTAACCTGACCTCCATCCCCACTGAGGCGCTGTCCCACCTGCACGGGCTGATCGTGCTGCGGCTGCGCCATCTCAACATCAACGCCATCCGCGATTACTCCTTCAAGAGGTTGTACCGGCTCAAGGTCTTGGAGATCTCCCACTGGCCATACCTGGACACCATGACATCCAACTGTCTCTATGGCCTCAACCTGACCTCGCTGTCCATTACTCACTGCAACCTGACCGCCATCCCCTACGTCTCGGTGCGCCACCTGGTCTATCTTCGCTTCCTCAACCTGTCCTACAACCCCATCCTCACCATCGAGGGGTCCATGCTCCACGACCTGCTCCGGTTGCAGGAGATCCAGTTAGTTGGGGGTCAGCTCATGATGGTGGAGCCCTACGCCTTCCGAGGACTCAACTACCTACGGATCCTGAACGTGTCTGGGAACCAGCTGACCACGCTAGAAGAATCTGCCTTCCACTCCGTGGGCAACCTAGAGACGCTAATCCTGGACAACAATCCGTTGGCTTGTGACTGCCGCCTCCTCTGGGTCTTCCGGCGCCGCTGGAGGCTCAACTTTAATAAGCAGCAGCCGACGTGCGCCACCCCAGAGTTTGTCCAGGGCAAAGAGTTCAAGGACTTCCCCGATGTTCTCTTGCCTAATTATTTCACCTGCCGTCGCGCTCGGATCCGGGACCGCAAACCCCAGCAGGTCTTTGTGGACGAGGGCCACACGGTGCAGTTTGTTTGCCGGGCTGATGGGGACCCACCGCCCGCCATCCTTTGGCTCTCGCCCCGCAAGCACCTCATCTCTGCCAAGAGCAACGGACGACTGACAGTCTTCCCGGATGGGACCTTGGAGGTGCGCTACGCCCAGATCCAGGACAACGGCACCTACCTGTGCATCGCCGCCAATGCCGGTGGCAACGACTCCATGCTGGCCCACCTACACGTGCGCAGCTACTCACCCGACTGGCCTCATCAACCCAACAAGACCTTCGCCTTCATCTCCAACTTGCCCAATGAGAGCGACGCCAACAGCACGCGCGCCACCGTGCCTTTCCCTTTCGACATCAAGACTCTCATCATCGCCACCACCATGGGCTTCATCTCCTTCCTGGGCGTGGTCCTCTTCTGCCTCGTGCTTCTCTTTCTTTGGAGCCGAGGCAAAGGCAACACGAAGCACAACATTGAAATCGAATACGTGCCGCGCAAGTCGGACGCTGGCATCAGCTCTGCCGATGCGCCTCGCAAGTTTAATATGAAAATGATCTGA
- the LINGO1 gene encoding leucine-rich repeat and immunoglobulin-like domain-containing nogo receptor-interacting protein 1 isoform X2, which yields MISGDASMHTPILACWQPILLLVLGSVLSGSATGCPPRCECLPQERSVLCHRKRFIAVPEGIPTETRLLDLGKNRIKTLNQDEFASYPHLEELELNENIVSAVEPGAFNNLFNLRTLGLRSNRLKLIPLGVFTGLSNLTKLDISENKIVILLDYMFQDLYNLKSLEVGDNDLVYISHRAFSGLNSLEQLTLEKCNLTSIPTEALSHLHGLIVLRLRHLNINAIRDYSFKRLYRLKVLEISHWPYLDTMTSNCLYGLNLTSLSITHCNLTAIPYVSVRHLVYLRFLNLSYNPILTIEGSMLHDLLRLQEIQLVGGQLMMVEPYAFRGLNYLRILNVSGNQLTTLEESAFHSVGNLETLILDNNPLACDCRLLWVFRRRWRLNFNKQQPTCATPEFVQGKEFKDFPDVLLPNYFTCRRARIRDRKPQQVFVDEGHTVQFVCRADGDPPPAILWLSPRKHLISAKSNGRLTVFPDGTLEVRYAQIQDNGTYLCIAANAGGNDSMLAHLHVRSYSPDWPHQPNKTFAFISNLPNESDANSTRATVPFPFDIKTLIIATTMGFISFLGVVLFCLVLLFLWSRGKGNTKHNIEIEYVPRKSDAGISSADAPRKFNMKMI from the coding sequence ATGATCTCCGGGGACGCTAGCATGCACACCCCCATCCTGGCCTGCTGGCAGCCAATCCTCCTGCTGGTCCTGGGCTCTGTCCTGTCGGGCTCGGCCACGGGCTGCCCGCCCCGCTGCGAGTGCTTGCCCCAGGAGCGCTCCGTCCTTTGCCACCGTAAGCGGTTCATCGCTGTGCCCGAAGGCATCCCCACTGAGACCCGGCTCCTGGACCTGGGTAAGAACCGCATTAAGACACTGAACCAGGACGAGTTCGCCAGCTACCCGCACTTGGAAGAGCTGGAACTCAATGAGAACATCGTCAGCGCCGTGGAGCCTGGCGCCTTCAACAATCTCTTCAACCTCAGGACTCTAGGGCTCCGCAGCAACCGGCTTAAGCTCATCCCCTTGGGGGTCTTCACGGGCCTTAGCAACCTGACCAAGCTGGACATTAGCGAGAACAAGATCGTCATTCTCTTGGACTACATGTTCCAGGACCTGTATAACCTCAAATCCCTGGAGGTCGGAGACAATGATCTCGTCTACATCTCCCACCGAGCCTTCAGTGGTCTCAACAGCCTGGAGCAGCTCACGTTGGAGAAGTGTAACCTGACCTCCATCCCCACTGAGGCGCTGTCCCACCTGCACGGGCTGATCGTGCTGCGGCTGCGCCATCTCAACATCAACGCCATCCGCGATTACTCCTTCAAGAGGTTGTACCGGCTCAAGGTCTTGGAGATCTCCCACTGGCCATACCTGGACACCATGACATCCAACTGTCTCTATGGCCTCAACCTGACCTCGCTGTCCATTACTCACTGCAACCTGACCGCCATCCCCTACGTCTCGGTGCGCCACCTGGTCTATCTTCGCTTCCTCAACCTGTCCTACAACCCCATCCTCACCATCGAGGGGTCCATGCTCCACGACCTGCTCCGGTTGCAGGAGATCCAGTTAGTTGGGGGTCAGCTCATGATGGTGGAGCCCTACGCCTTCCGAGGACTCAACTACCTACGGATCCTGAACGTGTCTGGGAACCAGCTGACCACGCTAGAAGAATCTGCCTTCCACTCCGTGGGCAACCTAGAGACGCTAATCCTGGACAACAATCCGTTGGCTTGTGACTGCCGCCTCCTCTGGGTCTTCCGGCGCCGCTGGAGGCTCAACTTTAATAAGCAGCAGCCGACGTGCGCCACCCCAGAGTTTGTCCAGGGCAAAGAGTTCAAGGACTTCCCCGATGTTCTCTTGCCTAATTATTTCACCTGCCGTCGCGCTCGGATCCGGGACCGCAAACCCCAGCAGGTCTTTGTGGACGAGGGCCACACGGTGCAGTTTGTTTGCCGGGCTGATGGGGACCCACCGCCCGCCATCCTTTGGCTCTCGCCCCGCAAGCACCTCATCTCTGCCAAGAGCAACGGACGACTGACAGTCTTCCCGGATGGGACCTTGGAGGTGCGCTACGCCCAGATCCAGGACAACGGCACCTACCTGTGCATCGCCGCCAATGCCGGTGGCAACGACTCCATGCTGGCCCACCTACACGTGCGCAGCTACTCACCCGACTGGCCTCATCAACCCAACAAGACCTTCGCCTTCATCTCCAACTTGCCCAATGAGAGCGACGCCAACAGCACGCGCGCCACCGTGCCTTTCCCTTTCGACATCAAGACTCTCATCATCGCCACCACCATGGGCTTCATCTCCTTCCTGGGCGTGGTCCTCTTCTGCCTCGTGCTTCTCTTTCTTTGGAGCCGAGGCAAAGGCAACACGAAGCACAACATTGAAATCGAATACGTGCCGCGCAAGTCGGACGCTGGCATCAGCTCTGCCGATGCGCCTCGCAAGTTTAATATGAAAATGATCTGA